CTTTTATGTCAATATCATTTATATCAATATCATCAATTAGAATTACACCATTTTGTGGTTTAAGTAGCCTCGCAATAATTCTGGCAAAAGTGCTTTTCCCTGAACCACTTC
The nucleotide sequence above comes from Caldicellulosiruptoraceae bacterium PP1. Encoded proteins:
- a CDS encoding ATP-binding cassette domain-containing protein, with amino-acid sequence SGSGKSTFARIIARLLKPQNGVILIDDIDINDIDIKDFRNNVGFLLQNAFIINGTLYENVTLFYYKN